The DNA region GAACTATTTACCAAACAGAGAGTACCCAAATAATCCTTACAATAATATGCCTTACTCAGATGAGAATAATGATCATTATAAGATTACATATACCTATGATGCCTTAGAAAATTCTTACGTGTTGACAGTGATGGATAGGTATAATATAAAAAGAATATATCTTCTTTCTAATAAAATTACTTCTATAGGAGAGTGATTAATATGTCCGAAGATAGATGGAAAAAACTGTGGGAAAGTTTAAAGCCTCAAATAGCATCTATGGTTCAGAAAGCAGGAGAAACCGCCCAAAAGGCTGGAGAGGTAGTTTCGGAGATGGCTAAAACCCTTGGAAAAGAGTCTGCTAAGCTTGCTAAGATTGGGAAATTAAAGGCAGATATTCTTATTCTTGAGGGAAATAAAGACAGTCTTTTGAGAAATCTTGGAGAAAAGTTATATGAATTACATAAAAATAATGAGGAAATAAGAAAGGAATTGTTTGCTGATCTTATAACAGAAATTGAAGGGTTAGAAAAGAAAATTCTGGAGAAGCAAAGAGAAATTGAGAGCATTGCAAGAGAGGAGAATTTGAAACCAGAAGATGTAGAAAAAATTCCTGCTGTTGAAGATGAAGAAAAGAAAGATTAAAGATTTTCCTAAGTCAGAAAGACCAAG from Dictyoglomus turgidum DSM 6724 includes:
- a CDS encoding DUF47 family protein, with amino-acid sequence MSEDRWKKLWESLKPQIASMVQKAGETAQKAGEVVSEMAKTLGKESAKLAKIGKLKADILILEGNKDSLLRNLGEKLYELHKNNEEIRKELFADLITEIEGLEKKILEKQREIESIAREENLKPEDVEKIPAVEDEEKKD